One segment of Plasmodium vivax chromosome 14, whole genome shotgun sequence DNA contains the following:
- a CDS encoding 30S ribosomal protein S15, putative (encoded by transcript PVX_122375A), with translation MNILSRALKRNNLHVLPPRDHQAPFIRCAKRYESRVKAHRYTGITAIKTHAQKTEWYLKAERDFLAERNQIPNGFIGLWQYDDIKHLRKNIISMLHLNCANSKQLHKYKKLCIRRCLQRRPFDTGSAPVQIGCLTEKILNLRAHLILRCKDHPKKRTMSIWLARRQKLMKYLYKTDFELYKHTCNLLKIKCILFAIPDSRDRSKAINAAAVDGDRCKFLIRQKLWKGKYRPRPMKDPKGQTIRYTRHPIEQPPSDYALPKEYKPQLSNSWPYGVKENYQKGIYTVYNPTAPGLGYCPVPMLF, from the coding sequence atgaacatccTCAGTAGAGCGCTTAAACGGAATAACCTGCACGTACTACCACCCAGGGATCACCAGGCACCCTTCATTAGATGCGCAAAAAGATATGAATCCAGAGTGAAGGCCCACAGATATACAGGCATAACTGCCATAAAAACGCATGCCCAGAAAACAGAGTGGTATTTAAAAGCCGAAAGAGATTTCCTAGCGGAGCGGAATCAAATACCAAACGGGTTCATAGGCCTATGGCAATACGATGATATAAAGCACCTAAGAAAAAACATCATCAGTATGCTACACCTGAATTGTGCCAACAGCAAACAGTTACATAAGTATAAAAAGTTGTGTATAAGAAGATGTCTGCAGAGAAGACCATTCGATACTGGAAGTGCACCTGTTCAAATTGGATGCTTAACGGAAAAGATCCTAAATTTAAGGGCTCATCTAATTCTCAGATGTAAGGATCATccgaaaaaaagaaccatgtccatttggctagctaggAGACAAAAGTTAATGAAGTACCTATACAAAACAGATTTCGAATTATACAAACATACATGCAATTtgctaaaaattaaatgcattttatttGCCATCCCAGATTCAAGAGATCGGTCCAAAGCCATCAATGCTGCTGCGGTTGATGGAGATAGATGTAAATTTCTAATTAGGCAAAAATTATGGAAAGGCAAATATAGACCCAGACCTATGAAAGATCCCAAAGGACAAACTATTAGATACACCAGACACCCCATAGAACAACCCCCATCCGATTATGCACTTCCCAAGGAGTACAAACCGCAGCTCTCAAATTCGTGGCCCTATGGTGTTAAGGAAAATTATCAAAAGGGCATCTACACTGTGTATAACCCTACGGCTCCTGGGTTGGGTTACTGCCCTGTTCCTATGTTGTTTTAG
- a CDS encoding hypothetical protein, conserved (encoded by transcript PVX_122380A): protein MKMNNIKNMKALYRHILSEASKFENVNYSVYFTNKAKETFREFFSSNHANQSDEKLKAFEKDCREYLNMLRRQTVVHNMYHVDKPLVTK, encoded by the exons ATGAAGAtgaataacataaaaaatatgaaagctCTTTATCGCCACATCCTAAGTGAAGCCTCCAAATTTGAAAACGTAAACTACAGCGTCTACTTCACGAACAAG GCCAAAGAAACCTTCCGAGAATTTTTTAGCAGCAACCATGCGAACCAGAGCGATGAAAAACTGAAGGCGTTTGAGAAGGACTGCCGGGAATACCTTAACATGCTGAGGAGACAGACGGTGGTGCACAACATGTACCACGTGGATAAGCCCCTGGTGACTAAATGA
- a CDS encoding hypothetical protein, conserved (encoded by transcript PVX_122385A), producing MRRHNERTINARIQREQKNEYARERIQNGLKLDTYSKIQGISIDKADAAQTKKQQEESFKRENETEESQLHKKGNNSNGGDEQEYFTSLQFDSEKIKENRLKQCELLNEKQKKEKEIADEELRQKAVEQALQNDEGYKQLKGKLEELATLKVRENQIRDAKFCKIKETEQEIKRTERQREELLKKEDLEEEKKKKLNYEKVMETKMELQQQIQENMNKKKNKFYGNVQERNNIENVVKNYNEEEKKKKEEELQKQKKLLREFQEQIELKNKKKQLEKQKELEEELKNQEYIKQKEEKMKNLQKKKQEKCLEKQRVVNELAHKEYLISKEKETLDELLNKVYIEEHDFKEKQKEIKENEKKLQLKNEMLKQLEIDIQLKEQKRQKEKEDDEKRKIELLEEKKKLDKIDQYTDKKRKEKLLQYRKEIYETFQQKKDAVKNERLQEEIEKKKLLEEQKQYEELINKEKMKLLQKYSKDILENLPEDVYDILKKKNIIT from the coding sequence ATGAGACGACACAATGAAAGGACCATCAACGCGAGGATCCAGAGGGAGCAAAAGAACGAATACGCTCGAGAAAGAATACAAAACGGTTTGAAGCTAGACACCTACAGCAAAATACAAGGAATATCCATAGACAAAGCAGACGCAGCGCAAACGAAGAAGCAACAAGAGGAGTCTTTCAAGAGAGAAAACGAAACGGAAGAAAGTCAACtgcacaaaaaaggcaacaatTCCAATGGAGGGGATGAACAGGAATATTTCACATCACTACAATTTGACAGCgagaaaattaaagaaaatcgATTGAAACAATGTGAATTACTAaatgaaaagcaaaaaaaagaaaaagaaatagcaGATGAAGAGCTGAGACAAAAAGCCGTAGAACAAGCattacaaaatgatgaaggaTATAAACAATTGAAAGGGAAATTAGAAGAATTAGCCACGTTAAAGGTGAGGGAGAATCAAATCCGGGATGctaaattttgcaaaataaaagaaacagaACAGGAAATAAAACGAACTGAAAGACAAAGGGAAGAATTACTCAAAAAAGAAGAcctggaagaagaaaaaaaaaaaaaattaaattatgaaaaagtgATGGAAACCAAAATGGAGCTACAACAACAAATAcaagaaaatatgaacaagaagaaaaataaattttatggaAACGTACAAGAAAGAAACAACATCGAAAATGTagttaaaaattacaatgaagaggaaaaaaaaaaaaaggaagaagaattgcaaaagcagaagaagctaCTAAGGGAATTCCAAGAACAAATtgaattgaaaaataaaaaaaaacaactggaaaaacaaaaagaattAGAGGAGGAACTAAAGAATCAAGAATATATCAaacagaaggaagaaaaaatgaaaaacctacaaaaaaaaaaacaagaaaaatgTCTAGAGAAACAAAGAGTTGTCAACGAACTGGCACATAAAGAATATCTCataagcaaagaaaaagaaactctAGATGAGCTGCTAAATAAAGTGTACATTGAAGAACACGActttaaggaaaaacaaaaagaaatcaaagaaaatgaaaaaaaattacaactcaaaaatgaaatgctcAAACAACTCGAAATTGACATCCAAttgaaggaacaaaaaagacaaaaggaaaaagaagacgacgaaaaaagaaaaattgaacttcttgaagaaaaaaaaaaattagataaaaTTGATCAATACActgataaaaaaaggaaagaaaaattattacaatataGGAAAGAAATATACGAAACTTTCCAACAGAAAAAAGACGCTGTCAAAAATGAGCGCTTACAGGAAGAAAtcgaaaagaagaaactTCTCGAGGAGCAGAAGCAGTACGAGGAACTCATAAACAAGGAGAAGATGAAGCTCCTTCAGAAATACAGCAAagacattttggaaaacctCCCTGAAGATGTCTACGACATcttgaaaaagaagaacatcATTACGTAG
- a CDS encoding WD domain, G-beta repeat domain containing protein (encoded by transcript PVX_122390A), whose amino-acid sequence MANDLNVAAPDVIRLILQYLKENNLMRSFYVLQEESNVKLNAISNVDLLISDIHKGDWKNVLYNITTIELSDETLIHLYEQLICELIEYKENELAERIMSECIIFKKMKKMYGEKYHKLEDLLSMNSKHLNKNALYDGITKEERRNNICMMINNEITSCAPSRLLALLGMALKWQNHHNLIKKNKENNNFDIFRNLEKNESKGIDVYPERILKSISFGKESNVECCLCSYSHDYLITGSSDGFIEVWSWLTGQLNSDLTYQRENNIMMHDNPIVSLCISKDDEILISADSKGLIKIWKIKTGSCLRTINAHTNAVTSVHFNNDQTQILTSSYDLSVKIFGLKSLKCLKEFRKHSTVVHSAVYSLDNSKVICGTEEGKIFIYNQKTCECITSFYVYYNIKDNVIFASVHTITLLTKTLDELILVCSKSPYCYLMNFKGQIIKTYTYLADKEEENPVHFVSACLSPNSKYVYCLAENQFLYCFNYGTAKLETQLKVLEEDPLGVLHHTSQDLMATWALDGTLNVIQ is encoded by the coding sequence ATGGCGAACGACCTGAACGTGGCGGCCCCCGACGTCATACGACTGATCCTGCAGTACCTGAAGGAGAACAACCTGATGAGGTCCTTTTACGTTTTGCAGGAAGAAAGCAATGTGAAGCTAAACGCAATAAGCAACGTGGACCTGCTGATAAGCGATATACACAAAGGCGACTGGAAAAATGTCCTCTACAACATAACCACAATTGAGCTATCTGACGAAACGCTCATCCACCTGTATGAACAGCTCATATGTGAACTTATagaatataaagaaaatgagcTAGCCGAAAGGATAATGAGCGaatgtattatatttaaaaaaatgaaaaagatgTATGGAGAAAAGTATCATAAGCTGGAAGACCTGCTGAGCATGAACAGTAAGCatcttaataaaaatgctCTCTACGATGGAAtaacaaaagaggaaagaagaaataacATATGCATGATGATTAACAATGAAATAACTTCATGTGCGCCGTCTAGATTGTTGGCCCTACTAGGTATGGCtttaaaatggcaaaatcATCATaaccttataaaaaaaaataaagaaaataacaattttgatATCTTTagaaatttagaaaaaaacgaatccAAAGGTATAGATGTGTACCCAGAGAGAATTCTAAAAAGCATATCTTTTGGAAAAGAATCGAATGTAGAATGTTGCTTATGTTCATACAGCCACGATTACTTAATTACGGGTTCTTCTGATGGGTTCATAGAAGTATGGAGTTGGCTGACTGGGCAGTTAAACAGCGATTTGACCTACCAGCGTGAAAATAACATCATGATGCATGACAATCCAATCGTTTCTCTATGCATTAGTAAGGATgatgaaattttaattagTGCAGATTCTAAGggattaataaaaatttggaaaatcaAAACGGGTTCTTGTCTACGAACTATTAATGCACACACGAACGCAGTTACATCtgttcattttaataatgaCCAGACACAAATCTTAACATCTTCATATGACCTTTCTGTTAAAATTTTCGGATTAAAATCGTTGAAGTGTTTAAAGGAGTTTAGGAAACACTCCACCGTTGTCCACTCAGCTGTGTACTCATTAGACAATTCTAAAGTCATATGTGGCAcagaagaagggaaaatatttatatataatcagAAAACGTGTGAATGTATCActtctttttatgtatattacaaTATAAAGGATAATGTAATTTTCGCTAGTGTTCATACCATCACTTTGTTAACAAAAACGCTCGACGAACTTATCCTGGTCTGCTCAAAATCGCCCTATTGCTATCTTATGAATTTTAAAGGACAGATTATTAAGACGTACACTTATTTAGCTGataaggaggaggaaaatccCGTGCACTTTGTCTCTGCTTGCCTTTCCCCCAATTCGAAATATGTCTACTGCTTGGCGGAGAACCAGTTCCTCTACTGCTTTAATTATGGCACCGCCAAGCTGGAGACGCAGCTCAAGGTCCTCGAGGAGGACCCCCTCGGGGTGCTCCATCACACTAGCCAGGACCTCATGGCCACCTGGGCGCTCGACGGCACGCTCAACGTGATACAGtag
- a CDS encoding ATP synthase gamma chain, mitochondrial precursor, putative (encoded by transcript PVX_122395A) yields the protein MAWNNKLLIRAEQCALNNLSIMAKRNFASDNLRSLSLRMKSIKSIQKITKAMKMVAASKFKGDQRRLENCKHFSTPLTDIFNRLNKQEMHQKNEDLAIIAISSDKGLCGSVNSSVSRVCKKLLENEQVENELVNNITPSKIYFYGIGEKIRSALNRLHADKFEAIYNEYNKIPINFLTCAYIAERIIKKNHSNLLIVYNNFKSAISFDTKILSVFSEKQLKKMNKKELATFEFEPELDHIFKDIYEFYLTSLIYNCIIENLAAEQSARMTAMDNASSSATDMLDALSLKYNRARQSKITLELIEIISGANAL from the exons ATGGCATGGAACAACAAACTGCTAATTCGCGCAGAGCAGTGCGCCCTGAACAACCTGAGCATAATGGCGAAGAGAAACTTCGCAAGCGACAACCTGAGATCCTTGTCGCTCCGAATGAAGTCAATCAAGTCCATCCAGAAAATCACGAAAGCAATGAAAATGGTTGCCGCGTCCAAATTTAAAGGGGACCAAAGAAGGTTAGAAAATTGCAAGCACTTCTCCACCCCACTAACTGATATATTTAACAGATTAAACAAGCAAGAAAtgcaccaaaaaaatgaagacctTGCAATCATCGCCATTTCATCAGATAAAGGACTGTGCGGTAGTGTCAATTCTTCCGTCTCAAgagtttgcaaaaaattattagaaAATGAACAAGTGGAAAACGAACTTGTTAATAACATTACCCCCAGTAAAATCTACTTCTACGGTATAGGAGAGAAAATCAGGTCAGCTTTAAATAGATTGCATGCAGATAAATTTGAAGCCATCTACAATGAGTACAATAAGATTCCAATAAATTTCctcacatgtgcatatattgCCGAAcgcataataaaaaagaaccacAGCAACTTGCTGAttgtttataataatttcaaGTCAGCCATATCTTTTGATACCAAAATTTTAAGTGTTTTTTCGGAGAAgcagcttaaaaaaatgaacaaaaaggagCTAGCCACTTTCGAGTTTGAGCCAGAACttgatcatatttttaaggaCATCTACGAGTTCTACCTTACCTCCCTCATTTATAACTGCATCATAGAGAATTTGGCCGCCGAGCAG TCCGCCCGAATGACAGCCATGGACAACGCCTCCTCGAGTGCCACCGACATGCTAGACGCCCTTTCGCTGAAGTATAACAGGGCGAGACAG TCTAAAATTACGTTGgagcttatcgaaattataTCCGGTGCGAACGCCTTGTAG
- a CDS encoding adaptor-related protein complex 1, mu 1 subunit, putative (encoded by transcript PVX_122405A): MACISAIFIIDMKGKVIINRNYRGEVNLNLTEVFYNCVIDQEDNLIKPIFHVNGLTYCWVAYNNIYILAVTRKNSNATLIITFLYKLIHVLKDYFKVLEEESIKDNFVITYELLDEMIDNGFPQLSEVKILREYIKNKAHQLTVKNIKIPSAITNSVSWRNEGIKYKKNEIFLDVIESLNIIISSNGTVLRSEILGCLKMKSYLSGMPELKLGLNDKLLFNKNVSNFNSTSGGGTGNAGSGGTNSNTSNLANVNTQTNRTKLVELEDMKFHQCVRLSKFENDRTISFIPPDGIFNLMTYRLSTHVKPLFWLDINISKKSLTKIEYVVKAKAQFKNKSIANNVEFHLPVPADVDSPHFQTYIGSVKYYPDKDILIWKIKQFQGQKEYIMNAQFGLPSIVSNENKDVYYKRPVNVKFEIPYFTVSGITVRYLKIIEKSGYQALPWVRYITQNGDYQVRIS, translated from the coding sequence ATGGCGTGCATAAGCGCCATTTTCATCATCGACATGAAGGGGAAAGTAATCATCAACAGGAACTACCGCGGCGAAGTGAACCTAAACCTGACGGAGGTATTTTACAATTGCGTAATCGATCAGGAAGACAACCTGATAAAGCCCATATTCCACGTGAACGGGCTGACCTACTGCTGGGTGGCCtataacaatatatacaTCCTGGCGGTAACGAGAAAAAACAGCAATGCCACGTTGatcatcacatttttatacaaattaatCCACGTGTTGAAGGACTACTTTAAGGTGCTGGAGGAGGAAAGCATTAAGGACAACTTCGTAATTACGTATGAGCTACTCGACGAAATGATTGACAATGGGTTCCCCCAGTTAAGTGAAGTGAAAATTTTGAGagagtacataaaaaataaagctcACCAGTTAAcagtgaaaaatataaaaattccGTCAGCCATTACCAATTCGGTATCTTGGAGGAATGAAGgcataaaatataagaagAACGAAATATTTTTGGACGTCATTGAAAGCTTAAACATTATAATCTCGTCCAATGGTACCGTTTTGAGGAGTGAAATTCTGGGGTGCCTAAAAATGAAGTCATACCTATCTGGTATGCCAGAATTAAAGCTAGGGTTAAATGATAAACttttgtttaataaaaatgtgagcaATTTTAACAGTACAAGTGGTGGCGGTACGGGCAATGCGGGAAGTGGAGGTACCAATTCGAATACATCTAACCTTGCCAATGTAAATACACAGACGAATAGAACCAAATTGGTAGAATTAGAGGACATGAAATTTCATCAATGTGTTCGTCTCtctaaatttgaaaatgatCGAACCATTTCTTTTATCCCTCCAGATGGAATTTTCAATTTGATGACATATCGTTTGAGTACCCATGTGAAACCCCTCTTCTGGTTAGACATTAACATTTCCAAAAAGTCTCTCACCAAAATAGAGTATGTAGTCAAAGCTAAAGCTcaattcaaaaataaaagcattgCAAATAATGTGGAGTTTCATTTGCCCGTCCCTGCTGATGTAgattctcctcattttcaaACCTACATAGGAAGTGTAAAATATTATCCCGATAAGGATATCCTcatatggaaaataaaacaatttcaGGGCCAAAAGGAATACATTATGAATGCCCAGTTTGGCTTACCTTCCATCGTGTCCAATGAGAATAAGGATGTTTATTACAAGAGGCCTGTAAATGTGAAGTTCGAAATACCCTACTTCACCGTTTCGGGCATCACCGTGCGGTACCTGAAGATTATTGAAAAGAGCGGCTACCAGGCTTTGCCCTGGGTCAGGTACATCACGCAGAACGGCGACTACCAGGTTAGGATTTCCTGA
- a CDS encoding 26S proteasome ATPase subunit, putative (encoded by transcript PVX_122410A), whose amino-acid sequence MDEDAPTQSKPLDDEDINILKSYGSGPYSKSIKKVESDISGLVTSINKLCGVRESDTGLCLPNQWDLQLDKQMLNEEQPLQVARCTKIINGDTDQTKYIINVKQIAKFVVGLGDKVAPSDIEEGMRVGVDRTKYKIQILLPPKIDPTVTMMTVEEKPDITYNDIGGCKEQLEKLREVVEMPLLQPERFVTLGIDPPKGVLLYGPPGTGKTLTARAIANRTDACFICVIGSELVQKYVGEGARMVRELFQMAKSKKACILFIDEVDAIGGSRGDESAHGDHEVQRTMLEIVNQLDGFDNRGNIKVLMATNRPDTLDSALVRPGRIDRKIEFSLPDLEGRTHIFKIHANTMNMSRNVRFELLARLCPNSTGSDIRSVCTEAGMFAIRARRKTITEKDLLLAINKVIHGCKQFSATGKYMVYN is encoded by the exons ATGGATGAGGACGCACCCACCCAGTCCAAGCCCCTGGATGATGAAGATATAAACATCTTGAAATCTTAC GGATCCGGGCCGTACTCAAAGAGCATCAAGAAGGTTGAGTCCGACATAAGCGGGTTAGTAACGAGCATCAACAAGCTTTGCGGAGTGAGAGAAAGCGACACGGGGTTATGTCTGCCGAATCAATGGGATCTACAGTTAGATAAACAGATGCTGAATGAAGAGCAACCGCTGCAAGTAGCTAGATGTACAAAAATTATCAATGGAGATACGGACCAAACAAAGTACATTATTAACGTTAAACAGATAGCGAAGTTTGTGGTAGGGTTAGGGGATAAGGTTGCACCAAGTGATATAGAAGAAGGGATGAGAGTAGGGGTAGATAGAACCAAATACAAAATTCAAATTCTGCTACCTCCAAAGATAGACCCTACAGTCACTATGATGACAGTGGAAGAGAAGCCAGATATTACCTACAACGATATTGGTGGATGTAAAGAACAATTAGAAAAGTTAAGAGAAGTGGTAGAAATGCCTTTGCTGCAACCGGAAAGATTTGTAACTTTGGGAATAGATCCTCCTAAAGGGGTTCTACTGTATGGCCCCCCAGGTACGGGTAAAACTCTAACCGCTAGAGCTATCGCCAATCGAACAGATGCCTGTTTCATATGTGTTATTGGTTCCGAACTTGTGCAGAAATATGTTGGTGAAGGTGCCAGAATGGTGAGAGAATTATTTCAAATGGCTAAGTCGAAAAAGGCGTGTATCCTATTTATTGATGAAGTAGATGCAATAGGAGGTTCTAGAGGAGACGAAAGTGCACATGGGGATCATGAAGTACAAAGAACCATGTTAGAAATTGTAAATCAGCTAGATGGGTTCGATAACAGAGGTAATATCAAAGTGCTAATGGCTACCAATAGGCCCGACACGTTAGATAGTGCATTAGTTAGACCGGGTAGAATTGACAGAAAGATAGAATTTAGTTTACCTGACCTTGAAGGTAGAAcccatatttttaagattCACGCGAATACTATGAATATGAGCAGAAATGTTAGATTCGAGCTGCTGGCTAGACTGTGCCCCAACAGCACCGGTTCTGATATTCGAAGTGTCTGCACAGAGGCAGGTATGTTTGCCATCAGGGCCAGAAGAAAAACCATCACCGAGAAGGACCTGCTCCTCGCAATAAACAAAGTCATACACGGTTGCAAGCAATTTTCGGCCACGGGAAAGTATATGGTGTACAATTAG
- a CDS encoding hypothetical protein, conserved (encoded by transcript PVX_122415A) encodes MVVNHHNHDEECSVENSDKKKKEESCQVGESTLCPPSTGNGTPDPLEVIHNGENLHHRREDFVDEERNLLGEGRSQHGNDIDSEHSKEESEKSERGHVQGGDTKRDSKRNIKRDTKRNTKRDTQIDTNRDTQIDTNRDTQIDTNRETENGNQREIAPNELSKQSREEAVDHPQGGGSPHSSAHSTNAHAIKVDDAEGPSDEPQIEAADVPPSDAANALQIEEDDLQAETEDGSLSGTLYGSIIGSINSSQISSHNVSQFGSHNVSQFGSHNVSQFGSHNDSQSSHANNSPDDDEDETVEAVVAKEEMINITRLYHTGINKIEAVIALYRYYKNNFNQRFREQMNKYNPLIYFYSNNNFENHISVDYMNYKDKMNAIKTERLSRLVLYIEDINKIKQALKVKQHNEFELEDDEKKEYFYDANEDIEDFFIFDNTVSYLNNDVESIFSEGENSSFFKDDASIDNFLEEQKNKSNDEFNMLNLFNRFSLKNYYMFDINKNLCAIYARTPMIIKKFAEKINSYSSTEKPDADLDDTKQDGVNFPREHKNKENYNYYPAARSRENNQNLDAYIQFHCEKWQENMYDIVEVNSLEFDFNRLRCNIM; translated from the coding sequence ATGGTGGTTAACCATCACAACCATGATGAAGAGTGCAGCGTAGAAAATtccgacaaaaaaaaaaaagaggaatcCTGTCAAGTAGGTGAATCGACTTTATGCCCTCCCAGCACTGGTAATGGAACGCCAGACCCTTTAGAAGTAATTCATAATGGCGAAAATTTGCATCACCGGAGGGAAGATTTTGTAGACGAGGAGCGCAATTTGCTCGGTGAGGGAAGAAGCCAGCATGGGAATGACATCGACAGTGAGCATTCTAAGGAAGAGTCggaaaaaagcgaaagggGGCACGTCCAAGGAGGTGACACCAAGAGGGACTCCAAAAGGAACATCAAAAGGGACACCAAAAGGAACACCAAAAGGGATACCCAAATCGACACCAATAGGGATACCCAAATCGACACCAATAGGGATACCCAAATCGACACCAATAGGGAAACCGAAAATGGTAACCAAAGGGAGATAGCCCCGAATGAACTGAGCAAACAGTCCCGCGAGGAGGCGGTCGACCacccccaggggggaggaagccccCACAGTAGCGCACACTCAACTAACGCGCATGCAATAAAAGTGGACGACGCGGAAGGACCATCGGATGAACCCCAAATAGAAGCCGCTGACGTACCACCAAGCGACGCGGCGAATGCTCTACAAATCGAGGAGGACGATTTGCAGGCAGAAACTGAAGATGGGTCTTTAAGCGGCACGCTCTACGGATCGATAATTGGCTCCATAAACAGTTCCCAAATTAGCTCCCATAACGTTTCTCAGTTTGGCTCCCACAACGTTTCTCAGTTTGGCTCCCACAACGTTTCTCAGTTTGGCTCCCATAACGACTCCCAGAGCAGCCATGCAAACAATTCCCCAGATGACGACGAAGACGAAACCGTGGAAGCGGTCGTggcaaaagaagaaatgaTCAACATTACCAGGCTCTACCACACGGGCATAAACAAAATAGAGGCAGTCATCGCCCTGTACAGATACTACAAAAACAACTTCAATCAACGGTTCAGGGagcaaatgaacaaatacaACCCGCTTATCTACTTCTACAGTAACAACAACTTTGAAAATCACATCAGTGTGGATTACATGAACTATAAAGATAAAATGAATGCAATTAAGACGGAAAGACTATCGAGACTGGTGCTGTACATAGAggatataaacaaaataaaacaagcTCTAAAGGTTAAACAGCATAATGAATTCGAATTAGAGGATGacgaaaagaaagaatatttttacgatGCCAATGAAGACATAGAAgacttcttcattttcgacAACACCGTTTCGTATCTTAATAATGACGTTGAAAGCATATTTTCCGAAGGTGaaaattcttccttttttaaggaTGATGCAAGCATAGATAATTTCCTAGAAgagcagaaaaataaaagcaatgACGAATTTAATATgctaaatttatttaatcgtttttctttaaaaaattattacatgttcgatattaataaaaatttgtgtgCAATTTATGCGCGCACCCCtatgataattaaaaagtttgcGGAAAAAATCAACTCCTACAGCAGCACAGAAAAGCCGGACGCTGACTTGGATGACACGAAGCAAGACGGAGTAAACTTTCCACgtgaacataaaaataaggaaaattataattactaTCCTGCAGCTCGTTCTCGtgaaaataatcaaaatttGGATGCCTACATTCAGTTTCATTGCGAAAAATGGCAAGAAAATATGTACGACATAGTTGAAGTAAATAGCCTCGAATTTGATTTTAATCGCTTAAGGTGCAACATAATGTAA
- a CDS encoding cytochrome c, putative (encoded by transcript PVX_122420A): MNVARNKKNNLIDDELPNDFVLPKGDKVKGEKLFKKHCKQCHSIAPDNTQSNSGFTSWGPSLFNVYNRTAGMSRGNSPFQVSPDMYASGIIWNDLNLMKYMRNPKDFVEANIGMNFKGISNFQDRVDIVHYLKTLTYDDPHGREIVEKFSKKKK; encoded by the coding sequence ATGAATGTAGCCAGgaataaaaagaacaaccTGATAGATGACGAACTACCAAATGATTTTGTGCTACCCAAGGGAGACAAAgtaaaaggggagaagctaTTCAAGAAGCACTGTAAGCAATGTCACTCCATAGCCCCCGACAACACACAATCCAATTCGGGGTTCACGAGTTGGGGTCCCTCCTTATTTAATGTTTATAACAGAACGGCTGGAATGAGCAGAGGCAATTCGCCTTTTCAAGTATCACCTGATATGTACGCGTCAGGCATTATATGGAATGACTTAAATTTAATGAAGTACATGAGGAACCCCAAAGATTTTGTAGAAGCAAACATTGGTATGAACTTTAAAGGaatttcaaattttcaaGATAGGGTTGACATCGTTCACTATTTAAAAACCCTTACGTATGATGACCCACATGGGAGAGAAATTGTggaaaaattttccaaaaaaaaaaaataa